From the genome of Elusimicrobiota bacterium, one region includes:
- the mnhG gene encoding monovalent cation/H(+) antiporter subunit G produces the protein MISVIGTVLIVIGIIFDVLGAIGLLRLPDVYSRIQAATKCATLGTCSIMLGVIVVNGFTLLGVKALLCIIFLLVTSPVAGHALCRAAHQSGIRFTKETVVDKYAEDKQANLL, from the coding sequence ATGATTAGTGTTATCGGTACTGTGCTAATAGTTATTGGGATAATATTTGATGTCCTCGGTGCAATTGGGTTATTAAGATTGCCTGATGTATACAGCCGGATTCAGGCAGCGACAAAATGCGCTACGCTTGGTACGTGTTCAATAATGCTTGGCGTTATTGTGGTGAATGGGTTTACTCTTCTTGGGGTAAAAGCGTTGTTATGCATAATATTTTTGTTGGTAACTTCGCCGGTAGCGGGGCATGCATTATGCCGTGCAGCGCATCAGTCAGGTATAAGGTTTACAAAAGAAACTGTTGTTGATAAGTACGCGGAAGATAAACAGGCGAATTTGTTATGA
- a CDS encoding monovalent cation/H+ antiporter complex subunit F, with product MKNKLVTWFISVLLIGLLVWINHVIKVDLFLRLINPLILGCFLCLYRIISGPTAADRAVSVDTMGIMIIGFCGVLAFCTKQDFLIDIALAWGLQSFIASLALAKYMEGHSLDD from the coding sequence ATGAAGAACAAGTTAGTGACATGGTTTATCAGTGTTTTACTTATAGGATTGTTGGTTTGGATTAACCACGTGATAAAGGTGGATTTATTCCTGCGGTTGATTAATCCGTTAATACTCGGATGTTTTTTGTGTTTATACAGAATAATAAGCGGCCCGACCGCCGCTGACCGTGCGGTATCCGTGGATACTATGGGGATCATGATCATAGGATTCTGCGGGGTACTTGCGTTTTGTACAAAACAGGATTTTTTAATTGATATTGCGTTAGCGTGGGGATTACAATCGTTCATAGCGAGCCTTGCGCTAGCGAAGTATATGGAAGGACATTCGTTGGATGATTAG
- a CDS encoding Na+/H+ antiporter subunit E → MTSKLVVFICSFIVWVLFTCKFGWEYWVIGLISSAGIAWFIGDLFTSHPGKFKQSSRYAWFLYYLPVFLWEMVKANFDLAYRIIHPNMPIRPGIVKVKTKLRSDTGLTVLANSISLTPGKTALDFDLENGYIYVHSIYVKLDKNGNDADTERLVQKFDNILLKVFEEF, encoded by the coding sequence ATGACAAGTAAACTGGTCGTGTTTATTTGCTCGTTTATAGTTTGGGTATTGTTCACCTGTAAGTTTGGGTGGGAATACTGGGTTATCGGGTTAATTTCAAGTGCGGGTATTGCGTGGTTCATCGGAGACTTGTTTACCTCTCACCCGGGGAAGTTTAAGCAGTCAAGCCGGTACGCATGGTTTCTTTACTACCTACCTGTATTTTTGTGGGAGATGGTAAAAGCTAATTTTGACCTTGCGTACAGGATTATACATCCTAATATGCCAATACGGCCGGGGATTGTTAAAGTTAAGACTAAGCTTAGGAGTGATACTGGATTGACTGTTTTAGCAAATTCTATATCGCTGACCCCCGGTAAAACTGCGTTGGATTTTGATCTTGAGAACGGGTATATTTATGTGCATTCGATTTATGTTAAATTGGATAAAAATGGTAATGATGCGGATACTGAACGGTTAGTACAAAAGTTTGATAATATTCTTTTGAAAGTATTTGAGGAGTTTTAA